A genomic window from Silene latifolia isolate original U9 population chromosome Y, ASM4854445v1, whole genome shotgun sequence includes:
- the LOC141629114 gene encoding uncharacterized protein LOC141629114: MEGGDDKKKIEEGRPDDAVLPQQLHYEKENETVAALDALPTNMGWKQIFHLPKEIRQLIIQGLEKPELYVGKMKEKIKPLEQSTGCVSCNAALSFSDEDLLLGSKPHNRPLYVSGYIRGQKVKRILIDEGSGVNLMPKATMNELGITMDELSSSRTMIHGFNLNGERVVGMIRVNLTMGDLSSDTLFHVMDVSSCQPPSLQQEKEKEVDKTSKTTTPVASPKKQETTQETTPPVLRYIPKSRRKDGESPFAECLTPKIEPKDKKSSLVYKQEWVAKVVTPLPSSSQTKIVRPPPNGFVCSSSQSSSEENKGIFDSNAYKLLAKAGYDFTNPTPLGKVMEVETYGLNKAQHEVFKQDGSFMVTRVGLGYESLTPVKIGARRKGATASSHHITVEEVEENEGEQKMHPSSVFDRISPPAEKCRPSIFTRLGRQSASTKHISVFARLGNQGESKVKVSTPSLCINKKGAIHERLGGPSKIVFSRLGAPKKNSSKGRPLSTSPTQSEEEVRVSDDLRSAIPSRMKRIQVVDIIQHEPLKARRRVLVLTGQQNYAEELVSSSSRPYPRPIYVSALLTKEEEEEYYKLFVKYKDVFAWSYKEMPGLSPKIAVHRLAIKKGTSPKKQPQRRFRPELVPEIEKEVNKIIEAGFIREVKYSTWIANIVPVRKKNGQLRICVDFRDLNDACPKDDFPLPIRKQQVFEPQKEFSATQSCRLD; this comes from the exons ATGGAAGGTGGTGATGATAAAAAGAAGATAGAGGAAGGACGCCCAGATGATGCGGTATTGCCACAACAGTTGCATTATGAAAAGGAGAACGAAACAGTGGCTGCTCTTGACGCCCTTCCTACAAACATGGGATGGAAGCAAATCTTTCATCTACCTAAAGAGATTCGTCAGCTGATAATTCAAGGACTTGAGAAGCCTGAGTTGTATGTGggcaagatgaaagaaaaaattaAGCCTCTTGAGCAATCAACTGGATGTGTCTCCTGCAACGCAGCCTTgagtttttcagatgaggatttacttCTTGGATCCAAACCTCACAACAGGCCACTTTATGTGTCCGGGTACATCCGGGGGCAAAAGGTCAAGCGCATCTTAATAGATGAAGGCTCAGGAGTCAATCTCATGCCAAAAGCCACTATGAACGAATTAGGGATCACGATGGATGAACTCTCCAGTAGTCGAACAatgattcatggtttcaacttgaatgggGAGCGTGTGGTTGGCATGATCCGTGTAAACCTTACCATGGGTGATCTTTCTTCCGACACATTGTTCCATGTCATGGATG TGAGttcatgccaaccaccatctcttcaaCAGGAAAAGGAG AAAGAGGTAGACAAGACCAGCAAAACAACTACTCCTGTTGCATCACCCAAGAAGCAAGAGACGACGCAGGAAACTACACCACCAGTACTACGCTACATCCCGAAGTCTCGCCGCAAAGATGGGGAGAGTCCTTTTGCAGAGTGTCTAACACCAAAGATAGAGCCTAAGGATAAAAAGTCAAGTCTGGTGTATAAGCAGGAATGGGTGGCCAAAGTCGTTACACCTctaccaagttcatctcaaaCGAAAATTGTGAGACCTCCTCCGAATGGTTTCGTCTGTTCATCCAGTCAATCATCAAGTGAGGAAAACAAAGGGATAtttgattccaatgcttacaagctaCTTGCGAAGGCTGGATATGACTTTACAAATCCGACTCCTCTCGGCAAAGTTATGGAAGTTGAGACGTACGGTCTTAACAAAGCACAACATGAAGTGTTCAAGCAAGATGGGAGCTTCATGGTGACCAGGGTCGGGCTCGGATATGAGTCTCTTACGCCTGTGAAGATTGGTGCTCGTAGAAAAGGGGCTACTGCATCTTCTCATCACATCACAGTAGAAGAGGTCGAAGAAAATGAAGGAGAGCAAAAGATGCATCCATCTTCAGTCTTCGATCGAATAAGTCCACCTGCAGAGAAGTGTCGCCCTTCTATATTCACAAGGTTAGGGAGACAAAGTGCTTCAACCAAACACATTTCTGTATTTGCTAGGCTTGGCAATCAAGGAGAAAGTAAAGTCAAAGTGTCAACACCTTCGTTGTGCATAAACAAGAAGGGCGCAATACATGAACGCTTGGGCGGTCCATCAAAAATAGTCTTCAGTCGACTAGGGGCTCCCAAGAAGAATAGTAGtaagggtcgtcctctctcaacTTCTCCAACACAAAGTGAAGAAGAAGTAAGAGTAAGCGATGACTTGAGAAGCGCAATACCATCTCGCATGAAGCGTATTCAAGTAGTGGATATCATCCAACATGAGCCACTCAAAGCAAGGAGGCGCGTACTAGTTCTTACTGGTCAGCAAAACTATGCCGAAGAGCTTGTGTCTTCATCTTCACGTCCCT ATCCTCGGCCCATTTATGTCAGTGCTCTGCtgactaaggaagaagaagaggagtactACAAGTTGTTTGTCAAGTACAAGGATGTCTTCGCTTGGAGCTATAAGGAGATGCCTGGACTCAGTCCAAAAATTGCAGTTCATCGTCTAGCAATCAAGAAAGGCACCAGTCCCAAAAAGCAACCTCAACGTCGTTTCAGGCCGGAGCTTGTACCTGAAATTGAAAAGGAAGTCAATAAAATCATTGAAGCAGGTTTCATTCGAGAAGTCAAATATTCTACCTGGATAGCAAACATTGTCCCAGTCAGAAAGAAGAATGGACAACTGCGCATATGTGTCGACTTTAGAGACCTTAATGATGCATGcccgaaggatgacttccctttgcca ATAAGGAAGCAACAGGTTTTCGAACCCCAAAAGGAATTttctgctacacagtcatgccgtttggattga
- the LOC141629115 gene encoding uncharacterized protein LOC141629115 yields the protein MLLKQYDLVFMPQKAVKGQAIADFFADHPVPAEWKISDDLQGEEIFYVDVLPPWQMYFDDAARQDGAGAGVVFVTPQNHLMPYAFTLTQLCTKNMAEYQALKLGLQMAIEIGVRDMDIYGDSKLVVNQVLATLALGAEESMKVPVCNGWVVSTLEGEENVDTTNMICVYTVDEDDWRQPIIDFLDHQKLPDDPRQKVEIRRRAPKFIHYKGTLYRRSFSGQWLRCLSKDEATEAMHEAHSGIYGAHQSGPKLHDRVKRMGYYWPTMVQDCMDFAKKCEPCQFYANFIHQPPEPLHPTVSSWPFEAWGLDVVGSLTPKASNGHEYILAATDYFSKWAEAITLREVNKENVVDFIRTQIIYRYGVPKRITTDNGK from the exons ATGTTGCTTAAGCAGTATGACTTGGTGTTCATGCCTCAAAAGGCTGTGAAAGGTCAAGCTATCGCCGACTTCTTTGCTGATCATCCAGTGCCAGCAGAGTGGAAAATTTCAGATGACCTCCAAGGAGAAGAAATTTTCTATGTGGACGTCCTACCTCCATGGCAAATGTACTTTGACGATGCTGCAAGGCAAGATGGAGCTGGAGCTGGAGTTGTAttcgtaactccacaaaatcatcttATGCCATATGCCTTTACACTCACTCAGTTGTGTACAAAAAATATGGCAGAATACCAAGCTCTCAAACTCGGTCTTCAAATGGCGATCGAAATAGGTGTCAGGGATATGGACATATATGGAGACTCAAAGCTGGTGGTCAACCAAGTCCTTG CCACTTTGGCACTGGGTGCAGAAGAGTCTATGAAAGTCCCAGTCTGCAATGGTTGGGTAGTATCAACGCTTGAAGGAGAAGAAAATGTAGACACAACCAACATGATATGCGTCTACACAGTTGATGAAGATGACTGGCGTCAACCTATCATTGATTTTTTGGACCACCAAAAACTACCCGATGATCCCAGACAAAAGGTAGAAATACGTCGACGTGCTCCAAAGTTCATTCACTATAAAGGGACACTCTACAGACGTTCTTTCTCAGGCCAATGGTTGAGGTGTCTAAGCAAGGACGAAGCTACTGAAGCAATGCATGAAGCTCATTCTGGCATTTATGGTGCTCATCAATCTGGGCCTAAACTTCATGATCGTGTAAAGAGAATGGGGTATTACTGGCCAACCATGGTGCAAGATTGTATGGACTTTGCGAAAAAATGTGAACCCTGTCAGTTCTACGCAAACTTCATACACCAACCGCCGGAGCCGTTGCATCCTACTGTTtcttcatggccctttgaagcttggggacttgaTGTTGTGGGATCTCTTACTCCAAAGGCCTCAAATGGACACGAGTATATCCTCGCTGCCACTGACTATTTCTCAAAATGGGCAGAAGCCATCACACTACGGGAAGTGAATAAAGAAAATGTTGTGGACTTCATTAGAACCCaaatcatctacagatatggtgTACCTAAACGTATCACAACTGACAATGGGAAATAA